In Acidisarcina polymorpha, the DNA window GTTGACATAAATCTCTCCTGGTGTACAGAGGGTGTCTGAACCGATAGATCATCGGTTGAGGATCTCTATTATCTTCACGTCAACCTTGGCCGCCCGGAGGGAACATGTATTTGAATGGCTGAAAAGGTATTGTCATTGGCCTTTTTTATCAGGCCCGCAGGCGCTATTCTACGTCCTTGCCTTTCGAGCGTAACCACGGAGCAATGTGATCGACAACCAGCATATCGAAAAACGTCCTATTAGGAACGTTGCGCATTTGCTGCTTGGCGGCCTGTTGGGGGTCTTCGACCTCGCAGCTTGGGGCGGGACGCATCCCACAGCCTCTAGGTGGCCTCTCTCCTAACTCCCTTACTGAGAAAGGTATATTGTAGGGGGATCGAACATCATAGCTTGATAATCGATTGATGAGCACCAACCGCCACCCTTTGAAAGCCTCAAGTCAGATTGTCTTGAAATAAAGATCGGATCGAACCGCTATCGGCTTTGACTCATTCTTTCAATCAGATCTGAAATCGCCAAACTAGACGCTTGGCTGTTTATGGGAGTGAATTGTCAGAAAGCGCTGGGCAGAAGATGAAGCTTCCGTTCGTCTAAACAGAATATTTTGTTCGCCAGAACTCCAGTCGCTCATCACCGGGACGTTGAGATCTTGTAAAGGAGCTGAGCTTTGTTGCCATTAATCGGAGATGAATATGCATAGCCTCACAAGAAGAACGTTCACCAAAAGTGCCGTCGTCGCATCCGCTTCGTTTGCTCTGAAAGGTTTCTCACAAACCGTCTCCTCCCAACGACGAGTGGGCATCGCCCCAATTGGCTTGGGAAGCATCGCTGAGGTTTTCATGCGTGCGGTAGGCAAGTCTGAAAATGCGAAGCTGACAGGTTTGGTAACCGGTCATCCGGTTGAAAAGGGTAAGAAGTTCGCAGCAATGTACGGTGTGGCTGACAGTTCCATCTACACCTACGAGACCTTCGACAATATTCGCAACAACCACAATATCGATGCCGTGTATGTGGCGTTACCGAACAGCATGCATTGCGAATACACCATCAGGGCAGCTGAAGCGGGCAAGCACGTCTTCTGTGAAAAGCCAATGGCTATTTCCTCCGATGAATGCAAACGTATGATTGATGCGTGTCGCCACGGTGGTGTTAAGTTAATGATCGGCTACCGTTTACATCACGAGCCCGTGTTTCTGAAGTTGCATGAAATGGTGCGATCTGGAGCCTTTGGGGAGATTCTGCAGTTCCAAGCCGGCTTTTATGGGATGAAGAATAAACAGGAATGGCGGCTGAATCGTGCACTCGCCGGTGGCGGATCAATGTTTGATCTTGGGGTTTACGCACTGAATACAATCCGTTGGTTCGCCGGGGAGGAGCCAGTGGACTTCAGGACTCTGGTGGCGACGCGAGATAAGACTGGGAAGTTTGACTCGGTGGAAGAAACCGTCAATTGTCTTTTGAGGTTTCCATCCGGCATCCTTGCGGAATGCGGAAGTTCTTACGGACAGAGTGGTACAAACTATTTCCAGATCAACGGAACTACAGGACACGTTCGGGTAGAGCCGGCATTCACTTACGGAGACTCAATCCTCAAATACGAGGGGAAGACCGAGTCGGGCGATCTCGCTGGCAGCGGTGCTGTATACGATCCCGACCAGTTCGTCACTGAGGTTACACACTTTGCAAATTCCATTCTACGAAACACCGAGCCAGCAACCCCGGGCGAGGAAGGCATGAAGGATTTACTGTCGATTGAAGAGATATATAAGGCGGCCGGAAGTTTGCAAGCTTGAAAGATGCCGGGTCTGCCTGTGGTGCCATCGCGGAGGTACATCGCGGCGGACCCATTTCAGGCACTTGCCGGAGCGACATTGAGGATCCAAGGGATGCGATCTTCGTGGTACGTGAAAGCTTTGCAGGTGGTAGCGATCCAGCTGTGAATATCAGTTCGAGTCTATTCGTTTCGGTAGGTGAATATCGCACAGGCAAAAGAATCGTTGGCCAGGCACCATAGCGCCCAGTGTGTCCTGAGCCTGTTGGGCGCGTTGCTCCTCGTCTGGCCACTGTACAGCAGCGTCTATCCGTTTCCCCCATGGCCAAAACTGCTTTGGCCACTGACCGTCGGAGCTTGGATTGTCTTGGGTGGGACTTTGGCGCTTCTAATTCATCTTGGACGAGCGCTAATCGAGTAGGACTGCCTTCCTGAGCTGACATACACGATGGCAGAACCCCATTCCGATTGCTAAGGAGCCAGTGCTGATGATTGACCCCGAAATTCATTATGCCGTTGAGCCACGTCTCCCTGTCTCAGACTTCAAAAAACTCTTGATTTCTTCCGGCTTAGGAGCGTCCAGGCCAGTGGCGGATGAAAAGCGCTTGTCGACGATGCTACTAAATTCATCCCTGCTTCTGACCGCCCGGACGAAGGAACCGGGCAACCGGTGCACGGGGAATCAGTGATGCGAGCCGGTGTTGCTACCTTTCAGAACTAGCCGTTTGTAGTTCCATGCAAATCAGGGGCCTAGGCAAAGGCCTGCTAATGGAAGCAAAGAGAATTCTTGGGCCAGAGATTTCTTGAATCTTGGTCTCAGTGCCGGAAGCTACAAAGTTTTACGAGAACACTGGAATGGCGAAGATCGCTGACGCTTTCTGGTTCAAGCGCGAACGGTAAGAAGCGGGCCGCCGGCACCAAGTTGCAACATAGGAGGCAAATGGATTATCCCCCAGAGCGTATCGTCCGCGAACATCTTCTGCCAATTGTCGATTAGACGCGGACATCATTTAACAAGAGGCCGCGTCCTTTAGGTTCGGCCCGTGTCCAATGCCCAGGAGCAAGACAAGCATAATGAAGATATCAACGAAACGTATCAGAATGTCGTCTGTGGCACTGCTAAGCTTTTTCCCTTGGATGCCTGCTTTGCCACAGGGTGTCGGCTCACCGTCCGCCTCCCCTGAATTGCGGCGTTTTATCAAGTTCGACGCCTCCGGTTCAAACGATGAGATTCGCCTCTTGCACATTCGCGTAGTGGATGGCACTGGCGGAGTTGCAAAGCAAAATCAGACGGTCACCATTCGTGGCGGAAAGATTGCGGACATCTATGACACAACGTCGTCGGAACAAGCAGATGGAAAGACTGCTCTCGACATGACGGGACGGACAGTGCTACCCGGTCTCATAGGCATGCACGATCACCTCTTCTATGTCGCGCGTGCGTTAGACAACGCCGAGCATACATCGACTTTTCCGACAGTGTTACCACAGATGACCTACTCCGCACCGAGACTGTATCTCGCGAACGGTGTGACAACAGCCCGGACAACCGGTTCGATGGAGCCATATACCGATCTCAATCTTCGTGACGCGATCGAAGCCCTCCAGATTCCCGGGCCCCACCTCGATGTCACCGGTCCGTATATCCAAGGCGAAGGAAACCGATTTCTTCAGATGCATACGCTACATGGTCCTGAAGAGACGCGCAAGATGATCGACTATTGGGCTGATCAAGGGGTGACGAGCTTTAAGGCCTACACCAATCTTACCCGCGCCGAGTTGAAAGCTGCCATCGATGAAGCCCATGCTCGAGGTCGCAAAATCACAGGACATCTCTGCTCCGTCACCTACCCCGAAGCGGCGGAAATGGGAATTGACAATCTAGAACACGGTTTCGTGGTCAACACACAGTTGGACCCGGGGAAGCAGCCCGATGTGTGCCCCGCAACAGCTGGTACCGCCACTCAGAAGCTAATGGCGCCCGACAGCGCGGAAGCGACCGCATTGATTGCGCTCCTCGTTCAACACCATGTGGCCCTTACCAGTACATTGCCGGTCGAAGAAGTCGATGGCATTGGTAATCCACCCTTGCGTCAGCGGGCGCTAGATATGTTGTCGCCACAAGCACGAGAGACCTACCTCTATGAGCGCAATGCACAGATGACATCCCGTCGTGATATCTATCAGCGCTATCAAGCTTTGTTCAAGAGAGAGGAGGAGTTTGAACGCCGCTTCGTCGATGCCGGTGGCCTTCTGCTCGCAGGCCCTGACCCTACATCGGACGGTCACATCATTCCCGGATTCGGCGATCAGCGGGAAGTCGAACTTTTGGTAGATGCTGGCTTCTCTCCGTTGGAGGCGGTCAAAATTGCCACACTAAATGGGGCGATCTATCTCGGTAAGGCTGATCGCCTCGGGTCTGTCGTGGTCGGTAAGAATGCTGATCTCATGATCGTTCGTGGAGACCCGAGTGCAAAAATAGAAGACATCGAAAACACCGAATGGGTCGTTCAGGACGGTCGTGTTCTTGACTCCGCTGGTTTACTTGATTCAGTAAAAGGCTCGTACGGATTGTATTGAATCACATGGTGCACATCTGGGCCAGGGCGATGTGCCCGTCGGCACTCCGGTTCCGATGCGTGCTCCGTCCATCGCGACGAGCCAGTTGAGAGGGGGCGTTGACACGATCGAGTAGCGTATGAGCTTCCGGGTCATGACTACAGTGACGACTTCGATTTCCCAACCATGTTGTTAGTGGGATGATCACGGCCACAATACAACGCGATTTTACTAATGGGATCAGGACGGTTTACGACACGATGAGATCGAACCCTCTCGCGATGAAAGACTCCACTGCATCCCAGGATAAAAACCTAGGTGGGGATCGTAAGTGACGGATTTCGGAACGGTATCGTGCAATACATGCAGAGTGATCGCACCTCCGAAGCTCCTGTACGAGGGGTTTAGATCGAAGCTCTGTGTGAGGGTATCGCCGTCGCGCAGTCCCGCTCTTGCGGCAGCGGATCCGGGCTGGACCTGCTCTACTTCAGAACCGGTGTTCAAGCGCTCCGGTTTCATAAAGCCGAGTTCGAAAAACCCGGTGCTTATAAGGGCACTCTTCACAGAATCACCAAAGGCACCCGCTGGAAGCATCAGCCCTCCTTGAAGCATGAAAGTCCAATCCGAAACAGCCCATTCTCCTACGCGGCTCGCCAGAACTTCTCTCCAGACCTGATTGTTAGCTGGAGTTCCCAGGCGAATGCGCCTGCTTGTCTCATTCACTAGGTCTAGTACATCGATCTGTGCGTGATGCTCCTTCAGCTTCGCATCAAGATCGGCAAAGTAAAGCGCCCCGCGAGCATAAGGAACCGTCCATGCGTTTCTTCCAGACCACATGATCTTCGTAAGGTTTTGGTTGGGCACGTTCCGCAACGAGTTGGTGTAGTACATGGCTGCTTCTTGGTTGATGACGGTGACATAGTCGCACGAGTCGAAGAGTCCCGCCTTGCGGGGAAGCACAATCGCAAAATAATCCGCTGTGCCCTCCGTATACCAGTCGCCCTCGTCCCCCGGAGCGTCATCGAGATCCTTGATCAAGGAATGAACCATCTCATGGGCGATCAGGCTGTGCAGTGCCAATGGATCCGGGTTCGTTCCGACAGGCATGTAGAGCATGAAGGTTCTCACGTCGGCACGACCGCTAGTGATCGGTCCACCTGCATAAGACCGGATGAGGAAACGAAACGGCTCGCCGGCAGCTCCATGGAATGCCGTGCGTTCGGCGTCGTAAGCCTTCGAGGCCCAACGGGCAATTTGCGCAAGCGCCTCCAAAGGCAATCCCAGAGCATAGAAGCTGATGCCGCCTTGAGAAAGAGGAGATGGGTAGGTCTCAAGTGGACCGGCGAGGAACAACATTGTTCGTAAGGCTTTCAGCGTAATGCGCCGGCTGAAGTCTCCCAAGGCATAGCTGGACACTGCCGTTTGGCCCGCAGGGAGATCCCAATGGACGTGCAGCTCAAAATTTCCTTGCAAGAGCGGAGCAAGGAGAAAGCTGACAAATGCCCCGGAAACACCTTTCCCAGCCGCCTGTAGGTCTATGTGAGGCCCGCGCTTGCTTGTAAGTGGCGCCGCAACGGGGACGAAGTATGACACATGGAACGATCCCCGCACTGGACGCGTGGTCTGCCATACCTGATTCTGAGCATCGCCATCCCTCCGCTCAGTGGGAAGACGGAAGGTTATGGGGCCGGTCGCGTCTTCCGCAACGAGATCGGTCACCTGATCCTGGGTACGTTGGAGGGCAGGCTGCAACGTGTCGAAATGAAGAGAAAGCGGCGCACTGCGCCGCTTTGAGCGGCCCGCAAGCTCATAACTCACACGCATGCCTTCGACCTGTCCTGATGCGTCCCACTGCGGTTTCAGGGTTAGTCGGAGAATGGTGTTGGGAGCTTTTTGCTTTGCATCCTGGGCGGAACACGAAGTCAACAGGAGTACGGCGACCGCACCCATCCTCAGAAAGAATGCTAGGCCGGAAAAGCTGCTGGGGAAAAACTTCACTCTCGCAGTATAAGGCTGGTCTCGCTTCACATTAGCGTCTAGGTAGAACGCAGGATCAGTCCTCGTAAGCGCCTCTCACGCCAGCTGATCATTGTCGCCGTTGAGGCTGTTTGTGGAGCAAGCGCTCTTCGGTCTTCCAAGCGCGTTGCGCGGCAAATCCATAGCCTGGCTTAGGGAAGCCCTTGCTCTCGGTGCTTACATCGCTTTCCCTATGCACCGGCACATGCGGATCGGGCGCTGGGTCGGCACCCCTCGCAGGCCACCCAACTGTGCAGCGAGAAGGCGACACTCGTGATCGACAAACCCAACTGCTTGACCCGCAATGTCCGTTTCACCTCATGGCTTATTGTCAAGCGACACTAATATCCGGCATCGGGCATACCGGCGGCCAGGGGGTTCCAGTATTCTCGACAGAGGGTGATGCGGCCGCCTTGCGTCTCGATGATCGCGAAGGATTGCTGTCCGTAAGGAGTGCCGCTTTGCAGCCAGGGGCCCGCCAGATTGAATTCGACGATGACGGCCCTGCGTTCGTCGCAACGCTAAACGTGCTGAGCCTGCGTATGTTCTATAGTGAGCTTTAGCTTTTGTGTCGCAGAGATGCCCGATGAGCGTGTCCCTTCCGAGCATCCGTACGAATTCCTCCGGAGCATGGGGGTGCTCGATCTCGACATTCTCCCACAGCATCGCAGGGAAGTTCGGACTGTCTTTGACCCAGTCGCCGAGTACAGACCTGTGCATGGCCGTGAAGGCAGGCATTAAATCAGTATCCGATGATGACATCATATCTCCCTCATTGCTAGTGCTGAGCGCCGGCTAAATAAGAACCTGCGAACAATATCTTCGGATCTATGTCGGGCACTCTCACCCTGTCATTGTTGATCCGTGCCTTTCACAACC includes these proteins:
- a CDS encoding Gfo/Idh/MocA family protein, translated to MHSLTRRTFTKSAVVASASFALKGFSQTVSSQRRVGIAPIGLGSIAEVFMRAVGKSENAKLTGLVTGHPVEKGKKFAAMYGVADSSIYTYETFDNIRNNHNIDAVYVALPNSMHCEYTIRAAEAGKHVFCEKPMAISSDECKRMIDACRHGGVKLMIGYRLHHEPVFLKLHEMVRSGAFGEILQFQAGFYGMKNKQEWRLNRALAGGGSMFDLGVYALNTIRWFAGEEPVDFRTLVATRDKTGKFDSVEETVNCLLRFPSGILAECGSSYGQSGTNYFQINGTTGHVRVEPAFTYGDSILKYEGKTESGDLAGSGAVYDPDQFVTEVTHFANSILRNTEPATPGEEGMKDLLSIEEIYKAAGSLQA
- a CDS encoding amidohydrolase family protein → MPALPQGVGSPSASPELRRFIKFDASGSNDEIRLLHIRVVDGTGGVAKQNQTVTIRGGKIADIYDTTSSEQADGKTALDMTGRTVLPGLIGMHDHLFYVARALDNAEHTSTFPTVLPQMTYSAPRLYLANGVTTARTTGSMEPYTDLNLRDAIEALQIPGPHLDVTGPYIQGEGNRFLQMHTLHGPEETRKMIDYWADQGVTSFKAYTNLTRAELKAAIDEAHARGRKITGHLCSVTYPEAAEMGIDNLEHGFVVNTQLDPGKQPDVCPATAGTATQKLMAPDSAEATALIALLVQHHVALTSTLPVEEVDGIGNPPLRQRALDMLSPQARETYLYERNAQMTSRRDIYQRYQALFKREEEFERRFVDAGGLLLAGPDPTSDGHIIPGFGDQREVELLVDAGFSPLEAVKIATLNGAIYLGKADRLGSVVVGKNADLMIVRGDPSAKIEDIENTEWVVQDGRVLDSAGLLDSVKGSYGLY